In Bacillus cereus ATCC 14579, a single window of DNA contains:
- a CDS encoding pirin family protein, whose amino-acid sequence MFRKVDHKNMGRANHGWLNTHFHFSFANYYNPNNMNFGALRVINDDLVAAQTGFDMHPHRDMEIISYVVDGALTHEDSMGNRGTIERGHVQYMSAGTGVFHSEHNLGDETLRLLQIWILPDRADHKPNYGEFKFDWSKREDEWFHMVSSVEGNAPIQIHQDANLYSLSLEAGKEIHFPVKEGRQLYLVQIEGSSVINGETFVMRDAAESVEEDIHIQAKEQSHYLAIELKKQ is encoded by the coding sequence ATGTTTAGAAAAGTTGATCATAAAAATATGGGCAGAGCAAATCATGGTTGGTTAAATACACATTTTCATTTTTCTTTTGCCAATTACTACAATCCAAATAACATGAACTTCGGAGCGTTACGTGTTATTAATGATGATCTAGTAGCGGCGCAAACTGGTTTTGATATGCATCCGCACCGTGATATGGAGATTATTTCTTACGTTGTAGATGGTGCTTTAACACATGAAGACAGCATGGGAAATCGCGGAACAATTGAGCGTGGACATGTTCAATATATGAGTGCTGGCACGGGTGTATTTCATAGCGAGCATAATTTAGGCGATGAAACGCTGCGTTTATTACAAATTTGGATTTTACCAGACCGCGCAGATCATAAACCAAACTATGGTGAGTTTAAATTTGATTGGAGCAAGCGTGAAGATGAATGGTTCCATATGGTATCTTCAGTAGAAGGAAATGCACCAATTCAAATTCACCAAGATGCGAATTTATATTCTTTATCATTAGAGGCTGGAAAAGAAATTCATTTTCCAGTGAAAGAAGGCCGTCAATTGTACCTTGTACAAATTGAAGGAAGCAGTGTAATAAATGGTGAAACGTTTGTTATGCGGGATGCAGCAGAATCTGTAGAAGAAGATATTCACATTCAAGCGAAAGAGCAATCACACTATTTAGCAATTGAATTGAAAAAACAATAA
- a CDS encoding MarR family winged helix-turn-helix transcriptional regulator yields MKTEDRLGLLLWFRLSRFYSKSIRETNQHLKKWNISAAQFDVLAQVGGHNRLTQQELGNKLFVTKGNVTQLLNKMEQLEWILREQEGTTKYISLTEKGRALYEEIVPPQETFQAEKFHNLNIEEQKQLLTLLKKLQ; encoded by the coding sequence ATGAAAACAGAAGATAGACTAGGGCTACTATTATGGTTTCGTTTGTCACGCTTTTATAGTAAGAGTATTCGTGAGACGAATCAGCATTTGAAAAAATGGAATATATCTGCCGCCCAGTTTGATGTGTTAGCTCAAGTTGGAGGACATAATCGTTTAACGCAGCAAGAACTTGGAAATAAGCTATTTGTTACGAAAGGAAATGTAACGCAGCTTTTAAATAAAATGGAGCAGCTTGAGTGGATTTTGCGTGAACAAGAGGGTACTACGAAATATATTTCTTTAACAGAAAAGGGAAGAGCTTTATATGAGGAAATCGTCCCACCTCAAGAAACGTTCCAAGCAGAGAAGTTTCATAATTTAAACATAGAGGAACAAAAGCAATTATTAACACTATTAAAAAAGTTACAGTAA
- a CDS encoding DUF3920 family protein has protein sequence MELQFQNVYQQVENWYVLDSELPWDVKKLREDVFSLIGVCKTPVIFCDTCDANDVLLSLGEEEEEFLFPVGGFYHKEKQLIFVCMWEEYDQVLKTLLHEFRHAMQHKRDILYVGSERYEERWIEKDARKFAERKLDEYKSRKLMYSIVEK, from the coding sequence ATGGAACTCCAGTTTCAAAATGTATATCAACAGGTAGAGAATTGGTATGTGTTGGATTCGGAGCTTCCTTGGGATGTCAAAAAGTTGAGAGAGGATGTGTTTTCTCTTATTGGAGTATGTAAAACGCCCGTTATTTTTTGTGATACGTGTGATGCAAATGATGTGCTTCTATCATTAGGGGAAGAGGAAGAAGAGTTCCTATTCCCAGTAGGTGGTTTTTATCATAAAGAAAAGCAGTTAATTTTCGTTTGTATGTGGGAAGAGTATGATCAAGTTCTCAAAACGCTACTGCATGAATTCCGCCATGCGATGCAGCATAAGAGAGATATATTGTATGTGGGAAGTGAACGGTACGAAGAGCGGTGGATTGAAAAAGATGCGAGGAAGTTCGCGGAGAGGAAATTAGATGAATATAAGAGTAGAAAGTTAATGTACAGCATAGTGGAGAAATAG
- a CDS encoding DedA family protein, with amino-acid sequence MLGELIHSVLVFLEGLGYWGIMLGLMLEVIPSEIVLSYAGYLVSTGSITFWGAVAFGTIGGVIAQLFIYWIGRYGGRPVLERYGKYILIQKKHIDYAEDWFNRYGTGVIFTARFIPVVRHAISIPAGIAKMSHAKFITLTTLAVIPWSIVFVYLGFKLGTEWESINKVAGPYVKYFALAAIVCAIGYFVLKKMMKKK; translated from the coding sequence ATGTTAGGAGAGTTGATCCATTCGGTTTTAGTTTTTTTAGAAGGACTTGGTTATTGGGGAATTATGCTTGGATTAATGCTAGAGGTTATTCCAAGTGAAATCGTATTGTCTTATGCAGGTTATTTAGTATCAACAGGAAGCATTACATTTTGGGGCGCTGTCGCGTTCGGTACAATTGGTGGTGTAATTGCACAACTATTCATTTATTGGATTGGTCGATATGGAGGAAGACCTGTTCTTGAGCGATATGGAAAATATATTTTAATTCAGAAGAAACATATTGATTATGCTGAAGATTGGTTTAATCGTTATGGAACTGGCGTTATCTTTACCGCACGTTTTATTCCGGTTGTGCGTCATGCTATTTCGATACCAGCGGGTATTGCGAAAATGTCACATGCTAAGTTTATTACGCTAACTACATTAGCTGTTATTCCGTGGTCAATTGTGTTTGTATATTTAGGTTTTAAATTAGGAACAGAGTGGGAAAGTATTAATAAAGTTGCGGGGCCATATGTGAAATACTTTGCACTTGCTGCTATTGTTTGTGCAATTGGTTATTTTGTATTAAAAAAAATGATGAAAAAAAAGTGA
- a CDS encoding cation:proton antiporter gives MDTLIFEVGTALVLVAIAAVIAGKFKFSVIPFLIVLGMLVGPHAPTIGVIDLKFIESASVISFLGRIGVLFLLFYLGLEFSMKKLIKSGRSIAIGGTIYILINFSLGLLYGFIMGFPLLEILIIAGIITISSSAIVAKVLVDLRRTGNNETELILGIIMFEDIFLAVYLSVVSGLVLGDHASFLGALTSIGIALGYMLLFFIVARKATPLLNKLLNISSDEIFIIVVFASLFFIAGFSETIHVAEAIGALLLGLVFSETEHSDRIEHLVVPFRDFFGAIFFFSFGLSIDPFSLGGAIWLTLGAVLLTIIGNFVAGMIAGRQAGLSHKASTNIGLTIVSRGEFSIIMANIGIAGGLMSVLKPFSALYVLILSILGPLLTKESRNVYKFLNKIFKWDTKTN, from the coding sequence ATGGATACGTTAATTTTTGAAGTTGGTACAGCTTTAGTTTTAGTGGCAATTGCAGCAGTAATTGCTGGAAAATTTAAATTCTCAGTAATTCCTTTTCTAATCGTTCTTGGAATGTTAGTAGGACCGCATGCACCGACAATAGGTGTTATCGATCTCAAATTTATTGAAAGTGCAAGTGTAATTTCCTTCCTTGGACGGATTGGGGTTCTATTCCTTCTATTCTATCTAGGATTAGAATTTTCAATGAAAAAACTAATTAAATCTGGACGCTCTATTGCGATTGGCGGAACGATTTATATTTTAATTAACTTTTCACTTGGTTTGTTATACGGATTTATAATGGGATTCCCATTACTAGAAATCTTAATTATTGCGGGTATTATTACGATTTCTTCTAGTGCTATCGTTGCTAAAGTGTTAGTGGACTTAAGAAGAACTGGTAATAATGAAACCGAATTAATTTTAGGAATTATTATGTTTGAAGATATATTCCTTGCTGTATATTTATCAGTTGTTTCTGGTTTAGTACTTGGAGATCACGCTTCCTTCTTAGGTGCCCTTACTTCAATTGGAATTGCTTTAGGATATATGCTTCTATTCTTTATAGTAGCTAGAAAGGCTACGCCGTTATTAAATAAATTGCTCAATATTAGCTCAGATGAAATCTTTATTATTGTAGTATTTGCTTCATTATTCTTCATTGCTGGTTTTTCAGAAACAATTCACGTTGCAGAAGCAATTGGAGCACTTCTTCTAGGATTAGTTTTCTCTGAGACAGAGCATAGTGACCGAATTGAACATCTTGTTGTTCCATTTAGAGACTTTTTCGGAGCTATTTTCTTCTTCAGCTTCGGGTTAAGTATTGATCCGTTCTCATTAGGCGGAGCGATATGGTTAACGTTAGGTGCTGTCCTTCTTACGATAATCGGTAACTTTGTAGCAGGAATGATTGCAGGAAGACAAGCTGGATTATCTCATAAAGCATCAACAAATATCGGATTAACAATCGTTTCAAGAGGAGAGTTCTCCATCATTATGGCTAATATCGGTATCGCCGGTGGTTTAATGTCAGTACTGAAACCATTCTCAGCACTATACGTGCTTATACTATCCATTTTAGGCCCACTTTTGACAAAAGAGTCGAGGAATGTATATAAATTCTTAAATAAAATCTTTAAGTGGGATACGAAGACTAACTAA
- a CDS encoding cation:proton antiporter regulatory subunit: protein MNIRESELPGIGYKFQIVTKGNEKMVIVIHDDGRREMYHFDSDHEESISSISLRDSEARQIAAILGGMVYKPRALENVEMVFEGLAIEWFKVENTAPAIGKTIGDLEIRKTYSVTIIAVMKKNMKKLFNPGPETVIEEGDMLVVSGEREEIKKIINELLSNRGD, encoded by the coding sequence ATGAATATTAGAGAAAGTGAACTTCCAGGTATTGGTTATAAGTTTCAAATCGTTACGAAAGGTAACGAAAAGATGGTAATTGTCATTCATGATGATGGTCGTAGAGAAATGTATCATTTTGATTCAGATCATGAAGAAAGCATCTCAAGTATTTCGTTACGTGACTCAGAGGCGAGACAAATCGCTGCAATATTAGGTGGAATGGTATATAAGCCTAGGGCGTTAGAAAATGTTGAGATGGTTTTTGAAGGTTTAGCGATTGAGTGGTTCAAAGTGGAGAATACAGCTCCAGCAATCGGAAAAACAATTGGCGATCTTGAAATAAGAAAAACATATAGCGTAACAATAATCGCGGTTATGAAGAAGAACATGAAGAAGTTATTTAATCCAGGACCAGAAACAGTAATTGAAGAAGGAGATATGCTTGTAGTTTCAGGTGAGAGAGAAGAAATTAAAAAAATCATTAATGAATTACTTTCAAATAGGGGGGACTGA
- a CDS encoding alanine/glycine:cation symporter family protein, with protein MVDIFSRFLEVTNNILWSYILIAMLIGFGLYFSFKLKFVQITHFSEMVSLISKGFNRKEKKKDSISPFQAFCLSAAARIGIGNLAGVALAISMGGPGAIFWMWFIAIIGAATSFVECTLAQIYKVKDGSRFRGGPAYYMEKGLNKRWMGVWFSLLITVAYGLIFNSVQANTVTIAFENAFGLERTIVGALLALLVAVIIFGGIKSISRITEMIVPPMAIVYIGVAIFVVINNFSMLPSIFMEIFNGAFGLDQAIAGGIGAAIKFGIQRGLFATEAGMGSSPNAAATSDVSHPVKQGLVQALGVFVDTFLVCTSTAFIVLCSGLYKGSNLEGIELTQNALSSQIGPWASTFLAIIIFLFAFSSLLGNYYYGETNIAFIKESKTWLMIYRVAVVGMVFFGSIAALKTVWSLADLFMGLMVFTNLIAISFLSKFAYAALVDYLKQKKQGKDPVFVANSIPGLKNTECWDGQDVEEKQKAV; from the coding sequence ATGGTTGATATCTTTAGCAGATTCCTTGAGGTAACGAATAATATTTTATGGTCATATATTCTTATTGCAATGCTAATCGGCTTCGGTCTTTACTTCTCTTTTAAATTAAAATTTGTCCAAATTACTCATTTCAGTGAGATGGTCAGCTTAATTAGTAAAGGGTTTAATCGAAAAGAAAAAAAGAAAGATAGCATCTCACCATTCCAAGCATTTTGCTTAAGTGCAGCAGCACGTATCGGTATCGGAAACTTAGCTGGTGTAGCATTAGCAATTTCAATGGGTGGACCTGGCGCAATATTTTGGATGTGGTTTATCGCAATTATCGGAGCAGCTACTAGTTTTGTAGAATGTACACTTGCGCAAATTTATAAAGTAAAAGATGGAAGTAGGTTCCGTGGTGGACCAGCATATTACATGGAAAAAGGGTTAAACAAACGCTGGATGGGCGTCTGGTTTTCACTTCTTATTACAGTTGCGTACGGATTAATTTTCAATTCAGTGCAAGCAAATACAGTAACAATAGCGTTTGAAAATGCTTTTGGACTAGAGCGAACAATCGTAGGAGCTCTATTAGCCTTATTAGTTGCAGTTATTATTTTTGGTGGCATTAAGAGCATTTCACGTATTACAGAAATGATTGTTCCGCCAATGGCAATCGTTTATATCGGCGTGGCTATTTTTGTCGTTATTAACAACTTCAGTATGTTACCAAGCATTTTCATGGAAATCTTTAACGGTGCATTCGGTTTAGACCAAGCCATCGCTGGTGGTATTGGAGCAGCAATCAAGTTCGGAATTCAGCGCGGTTTATTCGCTACGGAAGCAGGAATGGGTAGCTCTCCTAATGCAGCCGCAACATCTGATGTATCTCACCCTGTAAAACAAGGGCTTGTTCAAGCATTAGGCGTTTTCGTAGATACATTCTTAGTATGTACATCAACAGCATTTATCGTATTATGTTCTGGACTTTACAAAGGATCAAATTTAGAAGGTATCGAATTAACACAAAACGCATTAAGTTCACAAATTGGACCGTGGGCAAGCACTTTCTTAGCGATTATTATTTTCCTATTCGCTTTCAGTTCACTTCTAGGAAACTACTATTATGGTGAAACAAATATCGCATTCATTAAAGAAAGTAAAACATGGTTAATGATTTATCGTGTTGCAGTTGTCGGAATGGTATTCTTCGGATCAATCGCTGCTCTTAAAACAGTTTGGAGTTTAGCTGATTTATTCATGGGACTAATGGTATTCACAAACTTAATTGCCATCTCATTCCTTAGCAAATTTGCTTACGCTGCATTAGTAGACTATTTGAAGCAAAAGAAACAAGGAAAAGATCCTGTCTTCGTTGCAAACTCTATCCCTGGCTTAAAAAATACAGAGTGCTGGGATGGGCAGGATGTAGAAGAAAAACAAAAGGCCGTTTAA
- a CDS encoding Dps family protein — MNKQVIEVLNKQVADWSVLFTKLHNFHWYVKGPQFFTLHEKFEELYTESATHIDEIAERILAIGGKPVATMKEYLELSSIQEAAYGETAEGMVEAIMKDYEMMLIELKKGMEIAQDSDDEMTSDLLLGIYTELEKHAWMLRAFLNQ; from the coding sequence ATGAACAAACAAGTAATCGAAGTATTAAACAAACAAGTAGCAGACTGGAGCGTTTTATTCACAAAACTTCACAACTTCCATTGGTACGTAAAAGGACCTCAATTCTTCACATTACACGAGAAATTCGAAGAACTTTACACAGAATCAGCTACTCACATTGATGAAATTGCAGAACGTATTTTAGCAATTGGCGGCAAACCAGTAGCAACAATGAAAGAATACTTAGAACTATCTTCTATTCAAGAAGCAGCATACGGAGAAACTGCAGAAGGGATGGTCGAAGCAATCATGAAAGACTACGAAATGATGCTAATCGAACTGAAAAAAGGCATGGAAATCGCTCAAGACTCTGACGATGAAATGACATCTGACCTACTACTAGGCATCTACACAGAACTAGAAAAACACGCTTGGATGCTACGTGCGTTCTTGAATCAATAA
- a CDS encoding TIGR00730 family Rossman fold protein — protein sequence MFAGSNLGERPEFKEQAIQLGKMFVENEYELVYGGSCVGLMGEVANEVLRLGGRVTGVMPRGLFRGEIVHTGLTELIEVETMHERKAKMAELADAFIALPGGYGTFEELFEVVCWSQIGIHNKPVGLLNIKGFYGPILQMVERAAEEGFMNSSNKELIVSAETADKLIHAIQNYERPVLGTKWKQLS from the coding sequence GTGTTTGCAGGTTCTAATTTAGGGGAGAGACCAGAATTCAAAGAGCAGGCAATTCAGTTAGGTAAAATGTTTGTTGAGAACGAGTATGAGCTTGTATACGGTGGTTCATGTGTTGGATTAATGGGAGAAGTAGCAAACGAAGTTCTTCGTTTAGGTGGACGTGTAACAGGTGTTATGCCGCGCGGTCTATTCCGAGGAGAAATTGTGCATACAGGATTAACAGAATTAATTGAAGTAGAGACGATGCATGAACGTAAAGCGAAAATGGCAGAGCTTGCGGATGCTTTTATTGCGCTTCCAGGCGGATACGGAACGTTTGAAGAACTATTTGAAGTTGTATGTTGGTCACAAATTGGTATACATAATAAGCCGGTTGGTTTATTAAACATAAAAGGTTTTTACGGACCAATTTTGCAAATGGTTGAACGTGCAGCAGAAGAAGGATTTATGAATTCATCAAATAAAGAATTGATCGTTTCAGCTGAGACAGCAGATAAACTAATTCATGCAATCCAAAATTATGAGCGTCCTGTTTTGGGAACGAAGTGGAAGCAACTATCATAG
- a CDS encoding MazG nucleotide pyrophosphohydrolase domain-containing protein, translating to MDIVAFQRWVEEFYEKRSWSQYNAFIRLNFLTEEVGEVSRVVRAIEIGRDRPDEDAKTEEELKQELKEELGDVLSNLIILSQKYDLDLQDIMDAHVAKLSKRFEVSK from the coding sequence ATGGATATCGTTGCATTTCAAAGATGGGTTGAGGAATTTTACGAAAAACGAAGCTGGTCACAGTATAATGCCTTTATTCGCTTAAATTTCTTAACCGAGGAAGTTGGGGAAGTTTCACGAGTCGTTCGTGCTATTGAAATTGGCCGCGATCGCCCTGATGAAGATGCGAAAACAGAAGAAGAGCTAAAACAAGAACTAAAAGAAGAACTTGGCGATGTACTATCTAACCTTATTATTCTTTCGCAAAAATATGATTTAGACTTACAAGACATTATGGACGCACACGTCGCAAAGCTTTCAAAAAGGTTCGAAGTATCTAAATGA
- a CDS encoding ferritin, which translates to MLSKKLHDALNEQMNFEFYSAHAYMAMAAYCTAESYDGFANFFLVQAEEERFHAMKLYNYINDRGERAIITGFDNPNNEYESVLNAFEVALEHEREVTKRIYNLSDIAWDEREHATITFLKWFVDEQVEEEASFDSIIQKLKRITSDSNALFMLDAELEKRTFTPPAE; encoded by the coding sequence ATGTTATCAAAAAAATTGCACGACGCATTAAATGAACAAATGAACTTTGAATTTTACTCTGCCCATGCTTATATGGCAATGGCTGCTTACTGTACAGCTGAGAGCTATGATGGATTCGCTAACTTTTTCCTTGTACAAGCTGAAGAAGAACGTTTCCACGCAATGAAGCTTTACAACTATATTAATGACCGCGGAGAGCGCGCTATTATTACTGGATTTGATAATCCGAATAACGAATACGAATCTGTATTAAACGCTTTTGAAGTCGCACTTGAGCACGAGCGTGAAGTAACGAAACGTATTTACAACTTATCTGATATCGCTTGGGACGAGCGTGAACATGCAACAATTACATTCTTAAAATGGTTCGTTGACGAACAAGTTGAAGAAGAAGCTTCATTCGATAGCATCATTCAAAAATTAAAACGTATTACAAGCGATTCAAACGCACTGTTTATGCTAGATGCTGAATTAGAGAAACGTACATTTACGCCTCCAGCTGAGTAA
- a CDS encoding DUF418 domain-containing protein gives MNQRVEAVDAIRGFALFGILLVNMTLIQFGFFTSEKPTYLFGDLDKGANWFIQFFGTHNFISLFSFLFGLSIILLQKSIIAKGKKFFPTYIRRIIILLLLGYIHGTFVWEGDILFAYGIIGIFLMIFINRKPKTLLIWAIILLALITLMSYQTDPSTNINDFAPYTEKEHKVHQTGSYMDHVNFRLTENPFDYMGIDGAFGLFFISVFAIIFMSPLFLLGMYVGKKGWLFEVSKHIPAVKKIWFATGLFSFTIKILAMFIKHPVLIMLQDGLTPVTMTFFYGSTIILLFHYKKATRLLTYMANMGKMSVSNYLAQSIIATTIFYAYGFGLYGKIGYFFGILLTIGIYTIQLFVSTYWLQKYRMGPVEYVWRLGTYLEKPRFKRDLDKAS, from the coding sequence ATGAATCAACGTGTAGAAGCTGTTGATGCAATTCGTGGTTTCGCTTTGTTTGGCATTTTACTAGTCAATATGACATTAATTCAATTTGGGTTCTTCACCAGTGAAAAACCAACTTATCTATTTGGCGATCTTGATAAAGGTGCTAATTGGTTTATTCAATTTTTCGGCACACATAACTTTATATCCCTATTTTCTTTTCTATTTGGGCTTAGCATTATTTTGTTACAAAAAAGTATTATCGCAAAAGGAAAAAAATTCTTCCCCACATACATAAGACGTATTATCATTCTTTTACTACTCGGCTACATTCACGGCACTTTTGTTTGGGAGGGAGATATTTTATTTGCATACGGAATAATCGGGATTTTTTTAATGATATTCATCAATCGAAAACCGAAAACTTTGCTTATTTGGGCGATTATTCTACTCGCACTTATTACACTTATGTCTTATCAAACTGATCCATCTACAAATATAAATGATTTCGCACCTTATACTGAAAAAGAACATAAAGTCCATCAAACTGGAAGCTATATGGATCACGTCAACTTTAGATTGACTGAAAATCCTTTTGATTACATGGGAATTGACGGTGCATTCGGATTATTTTTCATATCAGTTTTCGCAATAATTTTCATGTCTCCACTGTTCCTACTCGGAATGTATGTAGGGAAAAAAGGCTGGCTATTTGAGGTCAGTAAACATATACCTGCTGTCAAAAAAATATGGTTTGCCACCGGTCTCTTCTCTTTTACAATTAAAATCTTAGCTATGTTCATAAAACACCCGGTTTTAATTATGTTACAAGATGGCCTTACACCAGTAACTATGACCTTCTTTTACGGAAGCACAATCATTTTATTATTCCATTACAAAAAAGCAACCCGTCTACTAACATACATGGCGAACATGGGGAAAATGTCCGTTAGTAATTACTTAGCGCAATCTATTATCGCAACAACCATTTTTTACGCATATGGATTTGGCTTATACGGGAAAATCGGCTATTTCTTCGGTATTCTTTTAACCATCGGAATTTATACGATTCAATTATTCGTTAGCACCTATTGGCTCCAGAAATACCGAATGGGGCCAGTGGAATATGTGTGGAGACTGGGAACTTATTTAGAGAAACCACGTTTTAAAAGAGACTTGGATAAAGCAAGTTAA
- a CDS encoding NupC/NupG family nucleoside CNT transporter has translation MKFVMFLVGLLVVFVLGFLISADRKKIKYKPIAIMLIIQLALSYFLLNTQVGYILVKGISDGFGALLGYAEAGIVFVFGGLVNKGEVSFFLTALLPIVFFAVLIGILQHFKILPIFIRAIGTLLSKVNGLGKLESYNAVAAAIVGQAEVFITVKDQLSKIPKHRLYTLCASSMSTVSMSIVGSYMKMIEPKYVVTALVLNLFSGFIIIHIINPYEVKEEDDILELQEDKKQTFFEMLGEYIMLGFSIAVTVAAMLIGFVALITAINGVFDSIFGITFQSILGYIFSPLAFVMGIPTSEMLQAGQIMATKLVTNEFVAMLDLGKVAGDLSARTVGILSIFLVSFANFSSIGIIAGATKSIDGKQANVVSSFGLKLVYGATLVSILSAIIVGVML, from the coding sequence ATGAAGTTTGTTATGTTCCTTGTAGGATTACTCGTTGTATTTGTACTCGGTTTTCTTATAAGTGCCGATCGAAAGAAGATTAAGTATAAACCAATCGCAATTATGCTTATTATTCAGCTAGCATTATCTTATTTCTTATTAAATACGCAAGTTGGTTATATTTTAGTAAAAGGAATTTCAGATGGATTTGGCGCACTTCTTGGATATGCGGAAGCTGGAATCGTTTTCGTATTTGGTGGTCTTGTTAATAAAGGAGAGGTTTCATTCTTCTTAACAGCGTTATTACCAATCGTATTCTTTGCGGTTTTAATCGGAATTCTGCAACACTTTAAAATTTTACCGATATTTATTCGTGCTATTGGTACGTTGTTAAGTAAAGTAAATGGTCTAGGAAAACTAGAATCATATAACGCAGTAGCAGCTGCCATTGTTGGACAAGCAGAAGTATTTATTACAGTAAAAGATCAATTAAGTAAAATCCCAAAACATCGTTTATATACATTATGTGCATCTTCTATGTCGACAGTGTCGATGTCAATCGTTGGTTCTTATATGAAAATGATCGAACCGAAATATGTAGTAACAGCACTTGTATTAAATTTATTTAGTGGTTTCATTATCATTCATATTATTAATCCATATGAAGTAAAAGAAGAAGACGATATTTTAGAATTACAAGAAGACAAGAAACAAACATTCTTTGAAATGTTAGGCGAATATATTATGCTTGGTTTCTCAATCGCTGTAACAGTAGCGGCGATGTTAATCGGTTTCGTGGCATTAATTACAGCAATTAATGGTGTATTCGATTCAATTTTCGGAATCACATTCCAAAGCATTTTAGGATATATCTTCTCACCATTAGCATTCGTAATGGGTATTCCAACATCAGAGATGTTACAAGCAGGACAAATTATGGCAACAAAATTAGTAACGAACGAATTCGTTGCAATGCTTGATCTTGGTAAAGTAGCTGGTGATTTATCAGCTCGTACAGTAGGTATTTTATCTATCTTCCTTGTATCATTTGCGAACTTCTCATCTATCGGAATTATCGCAGGTGCAACGAAGAGTATCGATGGCAAACAAGCAAACGTTGTATCATCATTCGGTTTAAAACTTGTATACGGGGCAACGTTAGTAAGTATATTATCAGCGATTATCGTTGGGGTTATGCTTTAA